A single window of Priestia filamentosa DNA harbors:
- the nirD gene encoding nitrite reductase small subunit NirD — MKSTVKSKVEIGHLSDFPERLGKTVIVGEEELAVFRLSDQKVRAVTNRCPHKNGVLAEGIVSGEFVFCPMHDWKISLQDGKVQAPDVGCVHTYEAIVENERVYIMI, encoded by the coding sequence ATGAAAAGCACAGTAAAGTCAAAAGTAGAGATTGGACATCTTAGCGATTTTCCAGAGCGGCTTGGAAAAACCGTTATTGTAGGGGAAGAAGAGCTTGCTGTTTTTAGACTGTCAGATCAAAAGGTGAGAGCTGTCACAAACAGATGTCCACATAAGAATGGTGTACTTGCTGAAGGGATTGTGAGCGGAGAATTTGTTTTCTGTCCGATGCATGACTGGAAAATATCCCTTCAAGATGGAAAGGTACAGGCTCCTGATGTAGGGTGTGTGCATACTTACGAAGCTATTGTGGAAAATGAAAGAGTATATATCATGATATAA
- a CDS encoding pyridoxamine 5'-phosphate oxidase family protein: MTVKDVKEKIAKVLENNKIGTLATIEGNKPNSRYMTFFNDDLTLYTPTSKETHKTEEIEKNSNVHILLGYDGKGLGDSYVEIEGTAEIYEDQKMKNELWEDEFEHWFDGKDDPNYIILKITPSQIRLMNEKGQKPQTVTV, translated from the coding sequence ATGACAGTTAAAGATGTAAAAGAAAAAATTGCAAAAGTATTAGAAAATAATAAGATTGGTACACTTGCAACAATTGAAGGAAACAAACCAAATTCTCGTTACATGACATTTTTTAATGACGATTTAACACTTTATACGCCAACAAGCAAAGAAACACATAAAACAGAAGAAATCGAAAAAAACTCAAACGTTCATATTTTACTAGGTTATGATGGTAAAGGTTTGGGAGACTCATATGTTGAAATTGAAGGTACTGCTGAAATTTATGAAGATCAAAAAATGAAAAACGAGCTTTGGGAAGACGAGTTCGAGCACTGGTTTGATGGAAAAGATGATCCAAACTATATCATCTTAAAAATTACTCCTTCTCAAATTCGTCTTATGAATGAAAAAGGTCAAAAACCACAAACAGTGACGGTATAA
- a CDS encoding N-acetylmuramoyl-L-alanine amidase: MLKVFIDPGHGGTDSGATANGIVEKEVNLSIALFLREILVLNYENVQVKMSRDHDVFIPLHDRVKSANNWNADLYISIHCNASSMRTRRGYEDFVYTKSTNSLELQDVLHGSITRTITIPDRGQKKANIFVLRETNMPAILTENGFISNVEDAKLLQDKTYLKMIARGHAQGIAAFFNLHPTVSEIMYYRVITGNFKTEEEALIRQGELLETGIETFILIEKEDENKEYSVVSGSFQSFQKAHEFVQVLQEKEFKSFIVTVIIQ, translated from the coding sequence ATGCTAAAAGTATTCATTGATCCTGGCCATGGTGGAACAGATTCAGGAGCTACAGCAAATGGAATTGTTGAAAAAGAGGTTAACCTATCAATAGCCCTATTCCTTCGAGAAATTCTCGTTCTTAATTATGAAAACGTGCAAGTTAAAATGAGCCGTGATCATGATGTGTTTATCCCTCTACATGATCGGGTGAAAAGCGCTAATAACTGGAATGCCGATCTTTACATTTCCATTCATTGTAATGCGAGCAGCATGAGAACAAGAAGAGGGTACGAAGATTTCGTTTACACAAAATCTACTAACAGTCTTGAATTACAGGATGTTTTACACGGATCTATTACTAGAACAATTACCATCCCAGACCGAGGACAAAAAAAGGCTAATATCTTCGTACTAAGAGAAACTAATATGCCTGCTATCCTTACTGAGAACGGCTTCATTTCTAATGTAGAGGATGCAAAACTTCTCCAAGATAAGACCTACCTAAAAATGATTGCTAGAGGGCATGCGCAAGGAATTGCTGCATTTTTCAATCTGCATCCAACTGTTTCTGAGATAATGTACTATCGTGTTATAACAGGAAACTTCAAGACAGAGGAAGAAGCTCTTATCAGGCAAGGAGAGCTTCTTGAAACAGGTATCGAAACTTTCATCCTCATTGAAAAAGAAGATGAAAATAAAGAGTATTCCGTTGTTTCTGGAAGCTTTCAATCGTTTCAAAAAGCACATGAATTTGTGCAAGTGCTACAAGAAAAAGAGTTTAAAAGTTTTATCGTTACTGTCATAATTCAGTAG
- a CDS encoding YhcN/YlaJ family sporulation lipoprotein: MKFSIFTLGAVLLLATGCGANDNQQGQGGMDNNARDVRYNADYDRGMNDATDNNMNNYDMNDGEPYQINNDNDTNRDNNDNDNNNNDDMRVDQNLKGKIEKIDGVKTAHVIVTGENAYVATVLDNNQKGEMTDKMKEKVRNVVKKADNNVDEVYVSSNPDFVKRVGGYVNDIQNGKPVEGIGQEFSELVRRVFPEGR, encoded by the coding sequence TTGAAATTTTCTATTTTTACTCTTGGTGCTGTTCTTCTTCTAGCAACAGGCTGTGGAGCAAATGACAACCAACAAGGTCAAGGCGGGATGGACAATAATGCGAGGGATGTTCGCTACAATGCTGATTATGATCGCGGGATGAACGATGCAACAGATAACAATATGAATAACTATGATATGAACGATGGTGAGCCTTACCAAATCAATAATGACAATGACACAAATCGTGATAACAATGACAACGACAACAATAATAACGACGATATGCGCGTGGATCAGAACTTAAAAGGAAAAATCGAAAAGATTGATGGAGTAAAAACAGCTCACGTCATTGTAACAGGCGAGAACGCTTACGTTGCTACTGTATTGGATAACAACCAAAAAGGTGAAATGACAGATAAAATGAAAGAAAAAGTACGAAATGTAGTGAAAAAAGCGGACAATAATGTTGATGAAGTGTACGTATCTTCAAACCCAGACTTTGTAAAACGCGTTGGTGGTTATGTAAACGACATTCAAAATGGCAAACCTGTTGAAGGCATTGGACAAGAGTTCTCAGAGCTTGTACGTCGCGTCTTCCCAGAAGGTCGCTAA
- a CDS encoding aspartate kinase: MKVAKFGGSSVASAEKFMKVADIVMADQERRIVVVSAPGKRFKDDVKMTDLLIALTNQILTGNSYAEEFKAIIVRYKEIADGLKIKSYICDEIAENLQDIIDTYKEDANRLLDSVKASGEDNNARLMAFYLQSLGLKAQYVNPKEAGIFVTDEPGNAQVLEQSYRELANLRKREEILVIPGFFGYSEQGNIVTFPRGGSDITGSIVAAGVKATMYENFTDVDSIVCVNPTIVEKPKDIKEITYREMRELSYAGFSVFHDEALHPVVSQKIPVCVKNTNNPQAPGTLIVAERDYLKQQVAGIASDEGFCSIYVSKYLMNREIGFGRRLLQILEDEEISYEHTPSGIDDMSIILRKCQLTNGKEERVLERIQKELKVDDVKVQYGLALIMVVGEGMTSSVGVAAKATNAFAEAGVNLELINQGSSEVSMMFGVKETELNKAVQSLYKAYFEQPVSALTL, encoded by the coding sequence ATGAAAGTAGCAAAATTTGGTGGAAGCTCTGTCGCGAGTGCAGAAAAATTTATGAAAGTTGCGGATATCGTCATGGCGGATCAGGAGAGACGTATTGTGGTAGTTTCTGCTCCAGGAAAACGATTTAAAGACGATGTAAAGATGACAGATTTGCTCATTGCTTTAACAAACCAAATTTTAACAGGAAATTCCTATGCGGAAGAGTTTAAAGCAATTATTGTGCGCTATAAAGAAATTGCAGATGGCTTGAAGATAAAAAGTTATATTTGTGATGAAATCGCAGAAAACCTTCAGGACATTATTGATACATACAAAGAAGACGCTAATCGTCTATTAGATAGTGTAAAAGCAAGTGGTGAAGACAATAATGCAAGGCTTATGGCTTTTTATCTCCAAAGCTTAGGTTTAAAAGCGCAATATGTAAATCCAAAAGAAGCGGGCATCTTTGTAACAGACGAGCCAGGAAATGCTCAAGTTCTAGAACAATCGTATAGGGAGCTAGCCAATCTAAGAAAACGAGAAGAAATTCTGGTTATTCCTGGGTTTTTTGGCTACTCAGAACAAGGAAATATTGTAACATTCCCGCGGGGAGGGTCTGATATTACGGGTTCCATCGTAGCAGCGGGTGTAAAAGCAACAATGTATGAAAACTTCACCGATGTAGATTCTATCGTATGCGTTAATCCTACAATTGTAGAAAAGCCAAAGGATATTAAGGAAATTACGTATAGAGAAATGCGCGAGCTATCTTACGCAGGATTTTCTGTTTTCCATGATGAAGCTCTTCATCCTGTTGTAAGTCAAAAAATCCCTGTTTGTGTAAAGAACACGAACAACCCACAAGCGCCAGGGACGTTAATTGTAGCAGAGCGTGATTATTTAAAACAACAGGTGGCAGGAATTGCAAGTGATGAAGGCTTTTGTAGCATTTATGTTTCAAAGTATTTAATGAATAGAGAAATTGGTTTTGGACGTCGACTGCTACAAATTTTAGAGGATGAAGAGATTTCGTATGAGCATACGCCATCTGGCATTGATGATATGTCTATTATATTGCGAAAATGTCAGCTTACAAATGGAAAAGAAGAAAGGGTGCTTGAGCGCATTCAAAAAGAACTGAAGGTTGATGATGTTAAAGTCCAGTACGGTTTAGCTTTAATTATGGTAGTAGGAGAAGGGATGACAAGCTCTGTTGGAGTAGCAGCTAAAGCAACAAATGCATTCGCCGAAGCGGGAGTAAACCTTGAACTGATTAACCAAGGATCTTCAGAAGTAAGTATGATGTTTGGCGTAAAAGAAACAGAACTAAATAAGGCTGTGCAATCTCTGTACAAAGCATATTTTGAACAACCTGTATCAGCGTTAACTTTATAA
- a CDS encoding Mur ligase family protein, translated as MHTFLETSYLTSDHLDFYHSFEEYKKAKLKLFTRAKKAVVNLDDEGMSKNILSLFKGQVITYSMRQKADVFAKVIKLEKTGTVFQLHVYGDNYLVKAPIHGDHNIANFLAAFSACLHLKISLQDLFKAANFITSLKEDSRFSPIIQVIKLF; from the coding sequence TTGCATACTTTTTTAGAGACATCATATTTAACGTCAGATCACTTAGATTTTTACCATAGCTTTGAAGAATACAAAAAGGCAAAATTGAAGCTTTTTACACGTGCTAAGAAAGCTGTTGTTAATCTAGATGATGAGGGAATGAGCAAAAACATTTTATCTTTATTTAAAGGACAAGTTATTACATATAGTATGAGACAAAAGGCAGATGTTTTTGCTAAGGTCATAAAATTAGAGAAAACGGGAACAGTCTTTCAACTGCACGTATACGGAGATAACTACCTTGTCAAAGCTCCCATTCATGGAGATCATAATATCGCGAACTTTCTTGCAGCTTTCTCTGCATGTCTTCACCTAAAAATATCCCTACAAGATCTTTTCAAAGCAGCAAACTTTATTACAAGCCTGAAGGAAGATTCCAGATTTTCACCAATTATCCAAGTCATCAAATTATTCTAG
- a CDS encoding superoxide dismutase family protein — protein MNKSIHIFLLSILFLTGCSGANTETQHHNSIEVSEKAQDMYKTKLKDIDGNTIGTATLTEGKNGVTIHLKAENLPSGVHGFHIHEKGECKGAGFESAGGHFNPYNKEHGLDNPKGPHAGDLPNIEVDQNGKVDVKVVAPLVTLEEGKENSLFDEDGSALMIHEKADDNKTNPAGDAGSRIACGVIQK, from the coding sequence ATGAATAAAAGCATTCACATTTTTTTGTTGAGTATCCTTTTCTTAACTGGGTGCAGTGGAGCAAATACAGAAACACAGCATCACAATTCTATAGAAGTAAGTGAAAAAGCCCAAGATATGTATAAAACAAAACTGAAAGATATTGATGGGAATACAATTGGAACAGCCACGTTAACAGAAGGTAAAAACGGGGTTACTATTCACTTGAAAGCGGAGAACTTACCATCAGGTGTACATGGATTTCATATTCATGAAAAAGGGGAATGTAAAGGAGCTGGATTTGAATCTGCTGGAGGTCATTTTAATCCCTATAATAAAGAACACGGGTTAGACAATCCGAAGGGCCCGCATGCAGGGGATTTGCCGAATATTGAAGTTGACCAGAACGGCAAGGTAGATGTAAAAGTTGTAGCTCCTCTTGTTACATTAGAAGAAGGAAAAGAGAACTCTCTGTTTGATGAAGATGGCAGTGCTCTTATGATTCACGAGAAAGCAGATGATAATAAAACAAACCCTGCTGGAGATGCAGGAAGTAGAATTGCATGTGGAGTTATTCAAAAATAA
- a CDS encoding DeoR/GlpR family DNA-binding transcription regulator, whose translation MLTQERHELILNLLEEKDTIKISELIHITGASESTIRRDLSQLEEENVLKRIHGGATLSRKKAFEMSVAEKSARNIEEKRKIAHYAASLIESGDCIFLDAGTTTYEMIPFLTDKDITVVTNGLPHVAHLVQNEIVLFVIGGAVKHKTGALIGVNALESLKQYRFDKAFIGANGVDAVYGYTTPDTEEAMVKRCAINLAKESFILADETKISEVSFAKIADLNQAVVITNELEDEQKALLKEKTDIKVVTT comes from the coding sequence ATGCTAACTCAAGAGCGACATGAGTTAATTTTAAATCTCTTAGAAGAAAAAGATACAATTAAAATTAGTGAACTGATTCATATAACAGGAGCTTCTGAGTCTACAATAAGACGGGATCTCAGTCAGCTTGAAGAAGAAAACGTACTCAAACGCATACACGGAGGGGCAACCCTTTCTCGTAAAAAAGCGTTTGAGATGAGCGTTGCTGAAAAATCAGCTCGAAACATTGAAGAAAAACGAAAGATCGCTCACTATGCGGCAAGCCTAATTGAATCTGGCGACTGTATTTTCTTAGATGCAGGAACAACCACATATGAAATGATTCCGTTTTTAACTGATAAAGATATCACAGTAGTGACGAACGGATTACCCCATGTAGCTCACTTAGTACAAAATGAAATTGTTCTTTTTGTTATCGGAGGAGCTGTGAAACATAAAACAGGGGCCCTAATCGGAGTTAATGCGCTTGAAAGTCTAAAACAATACAGGTTTGATAAAGCATTTATTGGAGCGAACGGTGTTGATGCTGTTTATGGATATACAACACCAGATACAGAAGAAGCAATGGTTAAACGATGCGCTATAAATCTTGCAAAAGAAAGCTTTATCTTGGCAGATGAGACAAAAATTTCAGAAGTGAGTTTTGCTAAAATTGCGGATTTAAACCAAGCCGTTGTCATTACAAATGAACTAGAAGATGAACAAAAAGCTCTATTAAAAGAAAAAACAGATATAAAGGTTGTGACAACATGA